GGGGTCAGGTGGTGGCTGGAAACCCCTTGGGCAGTGGGTGGCTTGGACATGGAGCTGCACTGGGCGAACCCTaacactgcacagccccaaatTAAGAATTTTACCCTTAATTAAACACCCACAGTCCCCATGGGTGCAAAACCAGTGACAAAGGGGAgtcaggaagggtctggagaacagctctgatgaggagaggctgagggaactgggggtgtttagcctgaagaagaggaggctgaggggagacctcattggtctctccagctccttgaaaggagcttggagtgaagtgggggttgggctcttttgCCTAGGAAcaaacaacaggacaagagaacatggcctcaagttggagcgagggaggctcaggttggatgtgaggagcaattttttcactggaagggttgtcaaggcctggcccaggctgcccagggaggtggttggatccccatccctggaggtctttgaaagccacagggatgtggtgcctgggggtATGGCttagctgtggccatggcagaatcacaaacattcaggttggacaagaccctcaggatcaccaagtccaacccagagccctactctgcaaagttcacccctaaaccatagccccaagcaccacatccaaaccacctttaaacacatccagggctggtgactccaccacctcacattccaatgcctgaccactctttttcctgctgtccagtccaaacctacccagacacagcttgaggccattccatCTTGTTCAATCActgatgacctgtgagaagagaccagcaccaacctctctacagcctcctttcagggagttgtagacagccaggaggtctcccctcagcctcctcttttccaaactaaccatcccaagctccttcagtctctcttcatcagatttattctccaggcccttcccagcttccttgccctcctctgcactggctccagcacctccacatctcttttgtattgaggtgcccaaaactggacacaacactcaaggtgtggcctccccagagctgagtaccagggggcaatcccctccctgctcctgctggacacaacattggtgatcccagccaggaggcctttggctttcttggccacctgggcactgctggctcctattcagctgcttgtcacccccaggtccctttctgccagcagctttccagacacactgccccaagcctgtggtgttgcttggggtggttgtgccccaagtgcaggacctggcacctggccttgttgaagctcctcctgctAATGTTAGCCACGGATCCagtctatccaagtccctctgcagagcctccctaccctcgtGAAGATCAACACtgcacctaacttggtgtcagagtaaggttaatggttggactcggtcGCCTTGAAtgccttttccaagctgaatggtTCTGTGAAGCCCCCCCGGGGCATGGGGGTGGGTTGGAGGCCCCATGGCCTTGGTGCCAGCTCTCTCCACCCCTCCCCAGGTACGTCTTTGCCAAGAACCTCTCTGAGGCtgggcacctgcagcccctggagtGGGCCATCTACCAGGACTGGCACGAGTTCCTGCTGCGCCACCTGGGCACCCACGTTGCCCTCCACGGCTTCCTCTACCTTCGGGCCACACCTCAGGTGGGTGCTGTGAGACCCCCGGTGCCAGCCCCACCCTGTCCACTTGGGAAGGGGATGTGGCAGCTGAGGGGCTCTGCCTggagcccagccagccctgcgAGCTGGCAGAGCCTCGGGGCTTCACCATCACCTCCTAGCCTGGAGGAGTGGgacctctcccccttcccatgGGAATCTCGGAGGGGGATTGGTTGTGGATCCTAGGGCAGAGtttggggagggagaggtggaTCCTAGAGTGGAACTTGGAGAGGGAGGGTGGATCTTCGAGGGGATtttggggagggagaggcagatCCTAGAGTGGAAttggagagggagaggcagatCCTAGAGTGGAGTTTGAGAAGGGAGGGCTGGAACCTAGCCTGGAGTTTGGAGAGGGAGTGCTGGATTCTAGAGCAGAGTTTGGAGAGGGAGTGCTGGATTCTAGAGTGGAGTTTGGAGAGGGAGAGGTAGATTCTAGAGTGGAGtttggagagggaggaaaggctgcagcatcctcagggCTGCCTAGTGCCCAACCATGCtccttctggggctgctctggtggccgccagctgcctgtgtccataacctcctggctcccctgcctcctgtttCCCTTCTACCTCTCCCATTAACATCCTGGCTGCCCTACATCCCATGaacctccctttctcctctctcccttgaaCCAACATCATCCCCCCTGCCAATGAACCTCCATCCCCCCTATTAAcctccacctcccccaccccgTTGCCCCCCGCTCCCTGCCGTGACTCTCCCGGGTGCAGCGGTGCCTGGAGCGGCTGCGGCGCAGGGCGAGGAGCGAAGAGGGTGGCGTCCAGCTGGgatacctgcagcagctccatgcccagcACGAGCAGTGGCTGGTGGACAGGACCACAGAGTGAGTGCCAGCCTGGCCCCGGCGCGCTCCCCCCGGGCACCGCTGTGCTGATCCCCTGCCTCGGGGGTTGGTGCTagccccttctctccttcctgccttcagGGTCCACTTTGAGGAGGTGAAGCAGGCGCCTGTCctggtgctggaggtggagaaggactttgagcACGATGTGGCCATGCAGAGGGTCCTCATGGCACAGGTGGGCATGGCCAGCGTGGCAGAGCTTGGTGGcatcctgctgccaggagcgTGGCCTCCCAGCCTCCACCTCACCTTCATCTCCCCCTGGGATAAACAATTCACACCCCCTCGGTCCAAGCTGCTTTAAACCATCCcaaagccagcccagcaccatcccactGCCATCCTAATGCCATCTGAGCATTTTGCTAGCACCGTCCCAGTTCCACCCTGGTGCTATGCCAGCACCATCCCAGTGTGATCCTAGCACCCTCTCAGTGCCGTCCCAGTGCCATTCCAGCACTATCCTGGTGCCACCTCAGGACCACCCTGGTGCAATCCTGGTGTCATCCCAGTGCCATGCCACTGCCATCCTGCTACCATCCTGGTGCAGCTCTGGTGGCATCCAAGCACCATCCATGTGCCATCCTCATGCAATCCCAGCATTATTCTGGTGCCATCCTCATACTACTGTGGTGTCATCCTGGTGCTatcccagcaccatcctggcaCCCTCCTGGTGCCATCCTAGTACTGCTGTGGTGCcatcccagcaccatcctggtgCCATCCTAGTACTGCTGTGGTGCCATCCTGGTGTCATCCAAGTGTGATCCCAGTGCAATCCCAGCACTATTGGGTGCCATCCTGATGCCATCCCAGCAGTGCCATGCTCTCAGTCAACTTCTCCTTGCAGGTGGAAGCTTTTGTGAGTTCGCTGCAAGCCAAAGCTTTGCCATCTGATCCCAGTCCTCactgagctctggcagcagcctcccagcccagcagtacCCACCAGTGCCCAGAGGAAAGGGGGCATCACCTCTGTGAGCTCCAGCCCAAGATCCTGACAGCAGGGGGCCAAATCCTGGCCCCCCTTGGCCCCTGTgtttggggcaggggctggttgGAAGCGGGGTGCTGAGTTTCGGGGTGCCGTAGTGGGCTCTTCGTGTGTGCTTTGGGgaccacccccaccacccctttCCCACCCACAGGGATTCCCAGCTGGGAACACTGGAGCCACTGGTGAAATTCCAGGGGAAAATGTTGCAGTTCTGTTAATTTATTGTTTATTTAATAATTCCCCCCtttaattaaaagcaaagaaCCTTTGAGCTCCTCTGTCCTGAACCCCGAGTGGCATtctgagggggcaggaggggaggctgccaggaggtgctgcCCCCTGGGTGTACCTTGGGGACACCTTGTTCTCTGATTTTGGGGTGTTTGTGGCCAGGGGTgaccccagggaggtgggaggggagctggagctgggctgggtttgggggaaAAGCACAGGGATTTGGCACCTGCTGGGtggtctctgctggggaggggaggttggatcTTTAGGGGGGCACTTTGGTGTTGGGTAAGGGGGAAGTGCCCCGGGGTggagggggggtgtgtggggatgGCCCCCCTCTGCCTTtaggggaggctgtgcagggcttgGGGTTTGTGTGACCACAGGGTGGGGGGGTGAGCACCTGCCCCAGAGGtagggggggaggttgggggggttgggtgtggggtggagagggcagattgagaggTGTGGGTGGGGAGGATTTagaggcaggggggtgggggctgtggggtggggggcacaggagctgggctgccccCCATGGGGTGTTCTCCAGTGACCCTACAAGAACAACGGTTGTGGACCTGCAGCCAAAGACCCTGCAACAACCACCTGGTGCCCACCCCCCTATCCAGCCACCCTACAAAAATAAACCAGTGCCCCCACCCACACCTGCCAGGGCCCTATAATAACAAACCTGGTACCCCCACCCCTACAATCACAATCCAGTGCCTCCctaacccctcccccccctcccccccaataaCAACCCggtgcccccctcccccatccaGCGACCCCACAATAACAAACTTGTGTCCCTCCTCCTTCCACACCCCCACAATAACAACCTGCTTCCCGCCCCCCCCCATCCCACACCCCCTCCAACAAGAACGcggcgcccccccccccaaatcccacaACCTACAACAATCCCCCCCCGCACTTCCTagccccctccttccttccctctaaaccctccaccaccctcagcgttcaccccccacagcctccccccatAACCCCAGAAGGTCTGCatgacctccctgcccccctccccaaaccatTGCTCACTGAAAAGCATTGtggggggtggcacagggcGCTGGCCTCGGCgatccccccccgcccccccttccAAGGCCCCAGAGGGTCCCCCCTGAGCGGGCGCCTGCAGaacaaaggaagcagcagcagcagcatcgtgcagctccactgcagcaccctcctggcgggggggagtgggggagggtgatgttttggaggggagggggcagaaatTAGCTGCATTTCAACCCCACTTTAGATTCGcgccccccctaccccccccccccgggccttaaatccccccccacccccccctgcatGCACTTAGCTCCCTCCCACTCCAGTCCCCCAGTTTCCAAGAGGGTGCTgtaccccctccccccgccccctttgGTTTTTGTCCCTCCGGTAATGATCTTTGTATCtcaaattgggggggggggagggattaTGGGGCGATGGGGTTTAGGGGGTGCGTGTGGAAAGTTGTGGCTGCGAGTTGTGCGGCGGCGAAGTTGTGTTGAGGCTGCGTGGGTCGGAGGCAAGAGGCGGAATGAAAAAGGCAAAGGGGGTTGGGAAGGAATTGAAGGGGGTGGGATTTGGGGGAGaggtgggatcctgggggggggggtgggatttGGGGGGAGAGGTGGGATTTTGGCGGAAGATGGGATTTTGGGTGGAGGGTGGGGGAGGATGTGGTAGCCCCCCCCCTCAGTTTAGTGGGAGTTTAGGggaaggaggggtggggagacaGCAgggccacccccccccccctcccctcaaaCCACCCCCGCCCCAGGGTGGAAATTAAAAGTCGGGGTGACTTGGTGTCAGCTGCTTTGTCTCTTGTCCCCCACAGAAGCCCACGGTGTCCCCAgcgtcggggggggggggggggggggacaggcaGGACGTGATGCCCCCCTGCCTGGGCATCCGCTTCGTCTGCCAGCCCCGGCCAGCCGCCGGCTGCCCCCGCTCCAccgcggcggggggggggcccGGAATCTAACGTTCCCCCCACGATGGAGAGATATGACGGGCTTCGCCGGGAGGTGAGTGCTCGCCGATTCGTGTCTACACCCCCATACCCCCCCAAACCCATCTGTGCCCCCCCGCTTCCCGTGACACCATCACCTTTTGGAGTGATTTTATGTCCTCTTTGGGTTGCTTCTGCCGTCGCCGTATCTCGCCGGGGGctccctggggtgggcagggaaagCCCCTGCTGGGTTTGTATTTTGGGGGTTATTTCCATGGGAAACGGCACCTTAAAAGCCACTTTGATATCTTaacacaccaccaccccaaaacaaaaaaaaaccccaatctcACGTTGCTGGGGCATCCCCAAATCGCTGCGGGGTGTGGGTGGCAGCtggaccaaaccccacctccaCCGGCAGCTGCTTTGGGTCGAAAAGGGCAAAacgctgcttgaacaccccccgccccgggggCCATCCCCAAAATGGAGGGGGACTAAGGAAGGGGACACATGGGGAGGGCAGGACCATgccaggggttgggagggggctggggagggaaaggaggaacatGCCCAACAAGTCGTGGCACTTTCACCACCGAAACTTACTCCACAGGAACACCATCGGTGCTTCTGGTTTGGCCGGGCCGGGGGGGCTGTAACTGCGATTCACATCGTGCCTGTCGTGCCCGAGCAGGtggaggatgggggggggggggggctgcttcagttgggggggggggggtcgtcTGTGGTGGTGAGGAAGAAACATCTGCTTGGGGGTTATTTTTAAGACTTTTGCTCCCCTAAATTGATgatgtttggggtggggtttggttttgggggtggggtggggggaggtgaggtgtgtggttgggggggaaggggggtgaGTGGTCGCC
The DNA window shown above is from Dryobates pubescens isolate bDryPub1 chromosome 31, bDryPub1.pri, whole genome shotgun sequence and carries:
- the DGUOK gene encoding deoxyguanosine kinase, mitochondrial, whose product is MTREGGSSGGGMGRGGSALRLALEGNIAVGKSTFLRLLGATFPQWHLVTEPVTQWRKVPGSSAAEAAVGSNNLLQMMYQEPARWSYTFQTFSCISRMKMMLEPPPEQLPGTPHPVRVFERSVYSDRYVFAKNLSEAGHLQPLEWAIYQDWHEFLLRHLGTHVALHGFLYLRATPQRCLERLRRRARSEEGGVQLGYLQQLHAQHEQWLVDRTTEVHFEEVKQAPVLVLEVEKDFEHDVAMQRVLMAQVEAFVSSLQAKALPSDPSPH